In the Octopus bimaculoides isolate UCB-OBI-ISO-001 chromosome 7, ASM119413v2, whole genome shotgun sequence genome, CGATTTCCGTATGAAAAATCTAAGAGTGTTCAAACCCTTGGTTAAACTTGAAATTCTGTATTTATTATCCCTTGCTCAGCCCGTCATTGCTCTCAATATCAGCGATGCTACCGagtttttctttaaaatgtttctttggaAACCGTATTCGAACCTCTGTAAGGGGTTTTTAAAATTCAAGTGAGTCAACTTaacgaaattaatattattttgcttgattgtttgttttattgtttggttCCTGTCATTCGCAATGACAGGTTGTGTGGCTGAATTGTTTTTCTGGACTGTCGGAAGCAATGTTTACATACCTGATAACATCACTGGTTGTCATGTGTACCacgaaaaagatgaaagagtCTCCAGAGCGGAACATCCATATTGGCATGAAAAACAAATGTATACAGAAAGTCGTGATATTACTTGGAGTCTACGTAACAAGAGACCGGATAAACTTAGGGATACTTTAAAAGAAGTGGAAATTTTATTAAGCCAATACAAATGTGTTAAGGCCAGTTGGAAAAATAAAGTCGTCCTCCAGATTATTTTAAGCAATGGATATGTAATTACGTACCTTGTTAAACAAAATGTTGCCGATATCGAAAAAGTACTCATTGATAAATCACTTTGTGGAAAATTGAGCGGAGAATTCATTTCCGATGCTCTCCTAACCAACAGTTTTATTATTCTGTCATATCCTAATCTCGCTAAATTGGATTATGTTTACTTTCAAAAAAGAGGCAACGCGGGAGATGTCGGGAAGAAAATTGAGAAAGTGTCAGCTTTTGATCCAAAATTTGGTCATTTTCAAATCCCTGGACCATCAACAAGAAGAGTAAACAGACACTTATCTTATTGTTCTGATCGAAATTTGCTCTTGGTTTGGTGTTCTATCAATCCCAAGGATGGTTGTCCGTGGTCACCGCTGGTCAGTGATTGTGAACAGGCCAATTTGGTGTTGTTATCAATAAATGGACCTCGATTAGAAGTTATTTCTCACGTCAAAACAGAATATAACCTTCTGAATGCTACTTTGAGTCAAAAAACTCAACAAATAATTACGGTAGAGCTGGTCTCAAGTCGGTCAGAGGAAACAACTGTTGAAAGAGGGACATATGAAATCTTAAAAACAAAGTTACAACAGAGTAGATCTATATCTATGACTTTGCCCAGTCTCTTCACCTGCCTTAGTGTCCATCCCTCAACAAACAGACTGCTATTTGGTTGTCAAGATGGAACTTTAGTGATGTTTGATGAAACTTTTATGACAATGCATTCAACCCAAGCCAGTTTAGTACCAGTAAATATAAAATGgcactcaaatggtgctgttGCGTTTGTTGTAAGTGCCTCTGGGAATATTCAGTTATTTGATCTCGCTCTTAACCACCTCAACTTCCAGTTGCTTGGTGACCAGTTTTCTTCAGAGAAAGTATTAAAGACTGATATGTTTTTTAAGAAAACCGTTTTCTTTGAAGATATGCAATGGAATGATTGTGACAATGATACTGAACTTTCAAGAAAttctcaatttcttttacttatattcaACAAAGGCCCACTAGCTGTTTTACAGTTATACTTTGGCCTTATGAGTCAAGAAGGTTTGTCTGTCCTTGAACtgatcaaagaatatataaaacaccaACAGCTTTATGAAGCTACCAACCTGTTATGTTCTTTACATTGGGAAAGCGATGGCCCAAGTTGCTATGCAGGTATTTCAGCTATTGCTAATTACCTTTTGCGACTGCCACTCAATGCAGAAAGAGAAAGCTACCTTGAAAAGACTCTAGGTATGTTTTATTCTCCAGTGAAAACATCAATTGCTAACATATTAGAATATCGAGATCCAATATGTAGACTTGCTCGACGATTTTTTCATTTGCTTCTCAGATATTCTCGGTTTGAAAAGGCTTTCTTGCTTGCTGTTGATATAGGGAGTGAAGATCTGTTCATGGACTTACATTACACTGCTGTAGATCACAATGAAACGTCATTAGCAGAAGTTTCAAAAAAGAAGGCTGAAGAAATTCAAGAGTTATGCATAAATTCTTCAGAAGAAGAAAGTTCTGAGTCAGACTATCATTCTGATTACTATCAGAATCCTTTGCAGAGCTATCCCAGTAACTCTGACCTTGTTGAAAAGGTGATGCACCatcaaaaaattaagaaatcaccTAGTCTGCAAGAACGATGTCCAAGTCGTGTCCCAAAATTAAGATTAAGACATCGTACAGAAAATACCGACAAAGATTCAACTGTTGATTATTTCCATTCCACAACCTCTTATCAACCCTCTGAAAACTATCATGATGCAATCGGTAAGGAATTGGTTAATGAATTAATTCAAGACTACACAGATGCTTTACTGGACAAACCTACAATTGATGTTGATGGCTCTAGTcatgtttttacatatttatagttaTTTAACATTagccaaaataattaaaaacaaaacccttAAGCTCCTTAAGGGAACTTCAACACagttgctcaatctgctagaaatagcagctaaattcattcacatcataccctaccatcttaacCATTTACCTGtctaaagcattttcataagtttgtccaaaccatccatgcttgttttcagacttttggtAAGCCCTTCTTTCATATGTCCTGAGTAACATAAAGCTTTCTTTAATAAATTCCATGTtgctctggtggttgaaaaaaattgccaatgtgaATCATATATGATGAATGGATGCCAGGGAAATACACAGGACATATAAAGTTTTAAGAAAAAAAGgatacattagaaaatgtagtcctacatatacaaaaaagatgggatggttacaCCTGGAATGCCTTTGACAGTAGATTTGCTTAATCAAAGCtcacctgggattaaacaacagctAAAACACCTGTTTCATTACTTCAAAGTTAAGTACCATCAGAAAATGGTTATTTTCTGGTGAACCACTGCTCCTTGCATAGCAAACAGGCTCCTGCAAAGAAagcatacattttgtttttcttccatctatttgtttatgtttgggaaaaatgaatattgagatataaaatatttgattttggaTTCTTTAAATTCTTAATCAGTGTTTGtcaaccattttcttttcctgtgGTGCCTTTTTGGTTCctgttatattcatataaatccTCCTAGCCATTAGATGTTTAACAAAATCCTATTATAGATCCttctagccattcaatgtttaacaaAATCCTATTAtaaaagttgttgttggcactccgtcgcttacgacgttgagggttccagttgatccgatcaacgaaacagcctactcatgaaattaacgtgcaagtggctgagcactccacagacacgtgtacccttaacatagttctcgaggatattcagcgtgacaaggctgacccatttgaattacaggtacaacagaaacaggaagtaagagtgagagaaagttgtggtggaagagtacagcagggttcgccaccatcccctgccagaccctcgtggagctttaggtgttttcgctcaataaacactcacaacgccctgtctaggaatcgaaaccgcgatcctatgaccgcgagtctgctgccctaaccactgggccattgcgcctccacattataaAAGTATAACCAAATTTATTGCTCATGAATTTTAACAAGATCTTATATGCGCctccaagggtcatgtggaccccggATGAGAACCACAGCTGTAAATAAATGGCAACATCTTTTCCTTCCATTCTAATGATGCTAAGGaccagaaaattattttaaagaagataaaattcattaggtgcaaacatggctgtgtgattaagaagcataCTTCATGATAGtgtcgtttcaggttcagtcccaatgcgtagcaccttgagtGAGTAATTTGTaccatagccctgggccaacaaatactttgtgagtaaatttgataaatggaaactgtgcagaagcctattgtgtatgtatgtgtgtgtatgtctttatcctacaccccacttgacaaccggtgttgtttcgtttatgtcccctgtaacttagcagttcagcaacagagactgataaaataagtaccagactaaagaaaaaaaaattaattggagtcgattcatttggcAAAATCTTTGAAGGCAGCATCCTGGCTTAGTTGCAGTTTGGTATAAAAGACATTCAAATGCTACCATTCCTgtacactagcgtagctaggggGTGCGGTAGGGTTGGTCCACCGTGGGTGGCTCTTTCAAAggggcagcacttttgggtctgttgtaggcaatatgtgtttttttgtggggtctgggaCAGCAAACGGAAGGGCACACTCTAGCCTgagtggcacacactctagctacactagtgttCCTGTATCATATTTAATCTCATTGTTGATAAATAGGACACTTGTACCTAAAAACGACATAGTTTTCTGGTTGATAACAACATTTTGTACATGTAAACCGCATTCTCTTTTCCATTTCCATGTTAACATACCATCCAAAGATTTCTTTggaaatgtaaattatatttttctttcctttcttttcacctacatctaataaaaattaaaaagttgtGATCTCACtgttttaccatcatcatttaatgtccgttgtccatgctggcatgggttgaacagtttgattaggcttggtaagctggaaggctgcaccagactccagtctgatttccatagtttttgtctatttgtatttgttccccccaccccttgctacttgacaacctgtgttgctgtgtttatgttcctctaacttagtggcttggcaaaagagactgacagaataagtaccaggctttaaaaagattagtatatatgtactggggctgatttctttgactaaaattcttcaaggtggttccccagTACGgcagcagtcaaattactgaaacaagcaaaagaacgGAATCATCCAATTCCatattcgttttgtttttctaatatgACTAAGGTGTCTATATACAAGAAAACAACGTATTTATTTTAAGGTGCATTTTCCTCTGTCCCTATCTCCATTCTTCCACCATCTTAGCTACCCACCCATGTCACTTATATTCCTcttcctgtaacttgagggtGTTCTCTGGCATGTCTTTACcaccattcttttttcttttttaatagagGTAACCGtatatctcctttacagcaagaTACTTGTTCCTATCTCTATAAcactaacctctcatcacctcgCATAGAGCCACTTCCCTCAATACTACAGTACACTCAAATGAGTGAAGGGCTTGTTTTgtgaattacttggtgaccttactagcgctggtgtcacataaaaagcacccagtacactctgtaaagtggttggcattaggaagggtatccagctgtagaaaccatgccaaaacagaacttgtcaatgctggtgccatgagctCAGGTTAAATGCTACATTGGAAATACTCCAGTATTTTACCTATCGGTACCTTAATGTCAATGTGTGTTGGCAACATCTTTGATCTGAAATTATTTGctgtaataaatatgaaaatattgttgCATTTAGATGAGCATATTAGTAATTTATTACAAAGACCATACAGAACTTCCTAATTTTCCCATTTTTTACAAGTCATACGACTAACTTCAATTTGTTGGCTGAAACAGCATGTTGATAGTCTATGAATAGAAATGTGTTTGTAACTTGAAATAACTTGGTCTTTTTAGCTGTAACTAATCcagtaataacaatacaaagtatgcagcccttaaaacggtttttgtgcatttacagagaataccgaactgtcttacacaggaacTTGTCTTTAGGAATTCCCAAtcagttatgaatacccaaattgtgaagtcagttatctAAAACAGTCGGGATATTTCCCTTATCagtttgaatatgaaaaataCTTTTTTATATTAGCGTCTTGGTTTAGAGAGAAATGTTCTTTTGTGAAGGAGAGAGACATTTTCCCAAACCATTGAAAATTAAAGTTCCAACtgaattatgaaaagaaaagaggaaaaaaaaacccatcctaCAATTAGATGTAGGTGTAGgtatggctatgtgataagaaagttgcttcccaaccacatggttttgggttcagttccactgtatggcaccttggacagttgtcttctactattgctctggattgccttatgagtggatttggttgacagaaactgagagaagctcatcatgtgtgtgtgtctgttccatcattggtgttggtttgttt is a window encoding:
- the LOC106884450 gene encoding WD repeat-containing and planar cell polarity effector protein fritz homolog, translated to MTGCVAELFFWTVGSNVYIPDNITGCHVYHEKDERVSRAEHPYWHEKQMYTESRDITWSLRNKRPDKLRDTLKEVEILLSQYKCVKASWKNKVVLQIILSNGYVITYLVKQNVADIEKVLIDKSLCGKLSGEFISDALLTNSFIILSYPNLAKLDYVYFQKRGNAGDVGKKIEKVSAFDPKFGHFQIPGPSTRRVNRHLSYCSDRNLLLVWCSINPKDGCPWSPLVSDCEQANLVLLSINGPRLEVISHVKTEYNLLNATLSQKTQQIITVELVSSRSEETTVERGTYEILKTKLQQSRSISMTLPSLFTCLSVHPSTNRLLFGCQDGTLVMFDETFMTMHSTQASLVPVNIKWHSNGAVAFVVSASGNIQLFDLALNHLNFQLLGDQFSSEKVLKTDMFFKKTVFFEDMQWNDCDNDTELSRNSQFLLLIFNKGPLAVLQLYFGLMSQEGLSVLELIKEYIKHQQLYEATNLLCSLHWESDGPSCYAGISAIANYLLRLPLNAERESYLEKTLGMFYSPVKTSIANILEYRDPICRLARRFFHLLLRYSRFEKAFLLAVDIGSEDLFMDLHYTAVDHNETSLAEVSKKKAEEIQELCINSSEEESSESDYHSDYYQNPLQSYPSNSDLVEKVMHHQKIKKSPSLQERCPSRVPKLRLRHRTENTDKDSTVDYFHSTTSYQPSENYHDAIGKELVNELIQDYTDALLDKPTIDVDGSSHVFTYL